The following proteins come from a genomic window of Bactrocera dorsalis isolate Fly_Bdor chromosome 6, ASM2337382v1, whole genome shotgun sequence:
- the LOC125779172 gene encoding uncharacterized protein LOC125779172 has product MAENPDLAAGFSKQGKDRQEALWKETAADLNSAGPPTKTVSEWKRVWNDQKRYVRKKLTFNAEQIRGTGGGPNLHHKLSTSEETIVAITGMTNSVEGLEGIVSHGFQPLSTTESELDAETIVNKSPQQTPKRNPFLKDAPSSSKRKGTSVILEEEIEVQKEILKRIRRIEDNTRALNKNFTILNNLKEEELKELKNQTIENKRHNIEIENLRKREIKAKLEKTRRLIEIEEMKLSMMKR; this is encoded by the exons ATGGCAGAAAATCCTGATTTAGCGGCTGGCTTCTCTAAACAAGGAAAAGACAGACAAGAAGCGTTATGGAAGGAAACGGCCGCGGATTTGAACAGTGCTGGGCCTCCGACTAAAACGGTGTCTGAGTGGAAAAGg GTTTGGAATGACCAAAAGCGTTACGTACGCAAAAAGTTGACGTTTAATGCGGAACAAATTAGAGGCACTGGTGGGGGACCAAACCTGCATCATAAACTGTCAACATCGGAGGAAACTATTGTAGCAATCACTGGCATGACAAATAGCGTTGAGGGATTGGAAGGAATAGTGTCACACGGATTTCAGCCGCTAAGCACAACTGAGAGTGAATTGGACGCAGAAACAATTGTGAACAAAAGTCCACAGCAAACTCCAAAAAGGAACCCCTTTCTTAAAGATGCGCCGTCATCCTCTAAAAGAAAGGGCACATCTGTGATATTAGAAGAAGAAATAGAAGTGCAAAAAGAAATCTTAAAACGGATAAGGAGAATTGAAGACAATACAAGGGcgttgaataaaaatttcacaattttaaacaatttaaaggaagaagaattaaaagaactaaaaaatCAAACGATAGAAAATAAGCGGCATAatattgaaatagaaaatttgagaaaaagagaaattaaagCAAAGTTAGAAAAAACAAGAAGGTTAATAGAAATTGAAGAAATGAAGCTTTCAATGATGAAAAGATAA